A genomic stretch from Leptotrichia sp. HSP-536 includes:
- a CDS encoding peptidase U32 family protein, with amino-acid sequence MNFDKKGKMNILAPAGNYEKLVAAVKAGANEVFFGLKGFGARRNNQNLAMQEVFDGIDYAHSRGVKTLMTLNTILKDSEINSMYNNIKRVYEHGIDAVIVQDLGFVKFLKENFPDLKIHGSTQMTVANHVEANKLKELGLTRVCLARELSFEEIKSIRENTDIELEIFVSGSLCISYSGNCYISSFIGGRSGNRGLCAYSCRKKFTDENGESAYFLSPNDQLLQEKEINMLKDIGIDAIKVEGRKKSSEYVYETVSYYDNILKGTPRPTESYKLFNRGYSKGYFYLDNKLMNFKYSSNFGYFLGARIGESNNFKIDDELILGDGVQFVDENFEQIGGEYVNKIRIIEAGKSENSERKNKKQNGQKEGEKVQKADRFDIVSIGKLPKGTKYIYKNYSKEINDRIIHNIKVSKRYAAVNATLLVKKGQEIQLTLEIENLKNEIISVTKKGNIIEQDAKKLITKEQIAEKIGELGDTTFELGKIQIDYDGTSFIPFSELKSLKRECVSELLEKLLESYKRTAIERKKYDFETNKNFESEKNKNLKKPVISALVTNDEQEKVCREMGIKKIYRKQFDVAKEKNLSETSKIKIGTNLVSNLYQAIMGEKTGATKQTLDWNLNIFNNHTIEMLSTFKNLETVFLSPELSYRQLKNIKSDKLKKGLVIYGYLKGMYIEHKIFDKEYKELEGEFYDKYKIVRNELDNIELYLDKPMNLIPKLDDIYELNLDELRLDFTFETGDEVRKIIRSIDTRSGKYTPYAFEQGVL; translated from the coding sequence ATGAATTTTGATAAAAAAGGAAAAATGAATATTTTGGCACCAGCTGGAAATTATGAAAAACTGGTTGCAGCTGTGAAAGCTGGGGCTAATGAAGTATTTTTTGGTCTGAAAGGATTTGGGGCAAGAAGAAATAATCAGAATTTGGCGATGCAGGAAGTGTTTGACGGGATTGATTATGCTCATTCTCGTGGAGTTAAGACGCTTATGACTTTGAATACGATTTTGAAGGATAGCGAAATTAACAGTATGTATAACAACATTAAGCGAGTTTATGAGCATGGGATTGATGCTGTTATTGTGCAGGATTTGGGATTTGTGAAGTTTTTGAAGGAAAATTTTCCAGATTTGAAAATTCATGGAAGTACGCAGATGACTGTGGCAAATCACGTTGAAGCCAATAAATTAAAGGAACTGGGACTTACTCGTGTCTGCCTTGCAAGAGAGCTTTCCTTTGAAGAAATAAAGAGTATTCGTGAAAATACCGATATTGAACTGGAAATCTTTGTGTCAGGTTCACTTTGCATTTCTTATTCTGGAAATTGCTATATAAGCAGTTTTATTGGAGGAAGAAGTGGAAACCGTGGACTTTGTGCGTATTCCTGCCGTAAAAAGTTTACAGATGAAAATGGGGAAAGTGCTTATTTTTTAAGTCCTAATGACCAATTATTGCAAGAAAAGGAAATAAATATGTTAAAAGACATTGGAATTGATGCAATAAAAGTTGAAGGGCGAAAAAAATCAAGTGAATATGTTTACGAAACTGTAAGCTATTATGACAATATTCTAAAAGGCACTCCACGTCCGACGGAAAGTTACAAACTCTTTAATCGTGGGTATTCAAAAGGGTATTTTTATTTGGATAATAAGCTTATGAATTTCAAATATTCTTCAAATTTTGGATATTTTCTTGGAGCGAGAATTGGTGAATCGAATAATTTTAAAATTGATGATGAATTAATTTTAGGAGATGGAGTTCAATTTGTGGATGAGAACTTTGAGCAGATTGGCGGAGAATATGTAAATAAAATTCGGATTATTGAGGCTGGAAAAAGTGAAAATTCTGAAAGAAAAAATAAAAAGCAAAATGGTCAGAAAGAAGGAGAAAAAGTTCAAAAGGCTGATAGATTTGACATTGTTTCAATCGGAAAATTGCCAAAAGGGACAAAATATATTTACAAAAATTATTCTAAAGAAATTAATGACAGAATTATCCATAATATAAAAGTTTCCAAAAGATATGCAGCTGTTAATGCGACTTTATTGGTAAAAAAAGGGCAGGAAATCCAACTTACTCTGGAAATTGAAAATCTGAAAAATGAAATAATTTCTGTTACGAAAAAAGGGAATATTATTGAACAAGATGCAAAAAAATTGATTACAAAGGAACAAATCGCTGAAAAAATTGGGGAACTTGGAGATACGACATTTGAGCTTGGAAAAATTCAGATTGACTATGATGGAACTTCATTTATTCCGTTTAGTGAGCTGAAAAGTCTGAAAAGAGAATGTGTTTCGGAACTTTTGGAAAAACTGCTTGAATCTTACAAAAGAACGGCTATTGAGCGAAAAAAATACGATTTTGAAACAAATAAAAACTTTGAAAGCGAAAAAAATAAAAATTTGAAAAAGCCTGTTATTTCGGCACTTGTTACAAATGACGAACAGGAAAAAGTCTGTCGTGAAATGGGAATTAAAAAAATTTATCGAAAACAGTTTGATGTTGCAAAAGAAAAAAATTTGTCAGAAACAAGTAAAATAAAAATAGGTACAAATCTGGTTTCCAATCTTTATCAGGCGATTATGGGAGAAAAAACTGGAGCAACAAAACAGACGCTTGACTGGAATTTAAACATTTTCAATAATCATACAATCGAAATGTTATCTACTTTTAAAAATCTGGAAACGGTATTTTTGTCGCCAGAATTAAGCTATCGGCAATTAAAAAACATAAAGTCTGATAAACTAAAAAAAGGGCTCGTAATTTACGGTTATCTGAAGGGAATGTATATTGAACATAAAATCTTTGACAAGGAGTATAAGGAGCTGGAAGGGGAATTTTATGACAAGTACAAGATTGTTAGAAATGAGCTGGATAATATTGAACTTTATTTGGATAAGCCAATGAATTTGATACCAAAACTGGATGATATTTATGAACTGAATTTAGATGAACTTAGACTTGATTTTACTTTTGAAACTGGGGATGAAGTGAGAAAAATTATAAGAAGCATTGATACGAGAAGCGGGAAATATACTCCGTATGCTTTTGAGCAGGGAGTTTTATAA
- a CDS encoding DUF3290 family protein yields the protein MEFYNFTYLENKRLVTDKFFLVMIILVIAFMLFAFWKWFKGSISLRDKQLSMLGLMFIFLFGLYHFENYRAKNNQEKVYKNSASVIKKLSEKFKVGENEIFINTPEITEHTVYKIRDKFYQIHWVDNNILVEQMTVPYVDEIKTIKE from the coding sequence ATGGAGTTTTACAATTTTACTTATTTAGAAAATAAAAGGCTTGTAACTGATAAGTTTTTTCTTGTTATGATTATTCTTGTAATTGCATTTATGTTATTTGCATTCTGGAAATGGTTTAAAGGAAGTATTTCCTTGAGAGATAAACAGCTTAGCATGCTTGGTTTAATGTTTATTTTCTTATTCGGATTGTATCATTTTGAAAATTACAGAGCTAAAAATAATCAGGAAAAAGTTTATAAAAATTCGGCAAGCGTTATAAAAAAATTATCTGAGAAATTCAAAGTGGGAGAAAATGAGATTTTTATAAATACTCCTGAAATAACAGAACATACTGTTTATAAAATAAGGGATAAATTCTATCAGATTCACTGGGTAGACAATAATATTCTAGTTGAACAGATGACAGTTCCTTACGTAGATGAAATTAAAACAATTAAAGAATAA
- a CDS encoding DUF421 domain-containing protein, translated as MDFIIPVAIKLTIGFIALVVFMNLNGRSQLAPTSTEDQIGNYVLGGIIGGVIYNPSITIVQFLIVLLIWGLLMTTIDFLKNSNKNVKKMIDGQIVYLIKGGKMVTENFAQATLSIPDFYTKLRTKGIFKISDIEDAFMESNGQLIVIQKNDKNYSNLLVSEGKVLEENLEHIGKNDEWLQEELAKYNVFDIDNVFLVEYSNDGKLFIVKR; from the coding sequence TTGGATTTTATAATTCCTGTGGCGATAAAACTGACAATTGGATTTATTGCCTTGGTAGTATTTATGAATTTAAACGGACGAAGCCAGCTAGCACCAACTTCAACAGAAGATCAGATAGGTAACTATGTTCTTGGGGGAATTATCGGTGGTGTAATTTACAATCCGAGCATAACAATAGTTCAGTTTCTAATAGTTCTGTTAATATGGGGATTGTTAATGACAACGATAGATTTTCTAAAAAATTCAAACAAGAATGTAAAAAAAATGATAGACGGACAAATCGTATACTTAATAAAAGGCGGAAAAATGGTAACAGAAAATTTTGCTCAGGCAACTCTTTCTATTCCTGATTTCTACACAAAGTTAAGAACGAAAGGCATTTTCAAAATATCAGATATTGAAGATGCATTTATGGAATCAAATGGACAGTTAATCGTCATACAGAAAAATGATAAAAATTATTCGAACCTGTTAGTTTCAGAAGGAAAAGTTTTAGAAGAAAACCTAGAACATATTGGAAAAAATGATGAATGGCTACAGGAAGAATTGGCAAAATATAATGTTTTTGATATTGATAATGTCTTTCTAGTTGAATACAGTAATGATGGTAAACTCTTTATTGTAAAAAGATAA
- a CDS encoding citrate/2-methylcitrate synthase: MKSDFINELGILFNQNNSISDDDYNKLNVKRGLRNKNGTGVLVGLTKIGSVQGYTVDKKGKKIPEEGKLYYRGIAIDKLVKKFGKEKTFAFEKTMFLLLFGKVPSNFELKMFISTIKEYRHLPDEFIEDFILRKPSADIMNQLQRAVLCLYTLDSKPDDVDLSNLIDQSLNLIAKFPSLLVYCYQACNYKHFNESLIIHNPVEEYSIAENILHMLRIDNKFTPLEAEILDLILVIHAEHGGGNNSTFTSHVVSSTRTDTYSSISASIGSLKGPMHGGANSMVTQMIEDMKKNTNPYDEVKLKEYLKGIFEKQLFDKKGRIYGMGHAVYTISDPRAVILKKKACELAREKDALEEFELFSNVEKFTKEIGKELKGKDFEICANVDLYSGFVYKLLNIPSNIFTPLFALSRIASWNAHRMEQILVDKKLIRPAYKAIDEDGNVFL; the protein is encoded by the coding sequence ATGAAAAGTGATTTTATAAATGAACTCGGCATTTTATTTAACCAGAATAATTCTATTTCTGATGATGATTATAACAAGTTAAATGTAAAAAGGGGGCTTAGGAATAAAAATGGAACAGGTGTTTTAGTTGGACTTACTAAAATCGGTTCGGTTCAAGGATATACGGTGGATAAAAAAGGGAAAAAAATTCCAGAGGAAGGAAAACTTTATTATCGTGGAATAGCTATTGATAAACTTGTAAAAAAATTTGGAAAAGAAAAAACTTTTGCTTTTGAGAAAACAATGTTTTTACTACTTTTTGGGAAAGTGCCTTCAAATTTTGAATTAAAGATGTTTATAAGTACAATAAAGGAGTATCGGCATTTGCCTGATGAATTTATAGAAGATTTTATTTTGCGAAAACCTAGTGCAGATATTATGAATCAGCTGCAAAGGGCAGTCTTGTGTTTGTATACTTTAGATTCAAAACCAGATGATGTTGATTTATCAAATCTTATTGACCAGTCATTAAATTTAATTGCAAAATTCCCAAGTTTACTTGTTTATTGTTATCAAGCCTGTAATTACAAACATTTTAATGAAAGTTTGATAATTCACAATCCAGTGGAGGAATACAGTATTGCGGAAAATATTCTTCATATGCTGAGAATTGACAATAAATTTACACCACTGGAAGCTGAAATACTGGATTTGATTTTAGTTATTCATGCAGAACACGGTGGAGGAAATAACTCGACTTTTACATCGCACGTGGTTTCTTCTACGAGGACGGACACTTATTCATCAATTTCCGCTTCAATTGGTTCATTAAAAGGGCCTATGCACGGTGGAGCAAATTCAATGGTGACACAAATGATAGAAGATATGAAAAAAAACACGAATCCTTATGATGAAGTAAAACTGAAGGAATATTTAAAAGGAATCTTTGAAAAACAATTATTTGACAAAAAAGGAAGAATCTATGGAATGGGGCATGCAGTTTATACAATATCAGATCCACGGGCTGTAATTTTAAAGAAAAAGGCTTGCGAACTCGCACGTGAAAAAGATGCGCTTGAAGAATTTGAGTTATTTTCAAATGTTGAAAAATTTACTAAAGAAATAGGGAAAGAACTAAAAGGCAAAGATTTTGAAATTTGTGCAAATGTTGACTTGTATTCAGGGTTTGTCTATAAACTTTTGAATATACCGTCAAATATATTTACACCGCTTTTTGCATTATCGAGGATAGCTAGCTGGAATGCACATAGGATGGAGCAGATTCTTGTAGATAAAAAATTGATAAGACCTGCCTATAAAGCGATTGATGAAGATGGAAACGTATTTTTATAG
- a CDS encoding autotransporter outer membrane beta-barrel domain-containing protein: MKKMRNVKRLVLLTALCAIISCGGAGGGAGDKTANNKPTPVNPGNPSNPINPNNPSNPGTSSITRITAPKFTETNLATLKIRENIIYNLIKEDTKDGYPESMRSPITAMSSYYEVKKNEIGIRILSRSLKIGVPTVMDVRTGGVAIVMDRVNFNYPPYSEIQDTLRAIEKINNLTLNMEPDSYLFMFVRTEAKLSQTNLNDIISKTPISLRPTINGTNYKMVKFLGSYIKIDQNVDLDDPNDLYNQLVTTHSAIDINSDVTISGKSDNQIGVQIVDNKYDEWWKGNTNSGNINSGNINLKGNNSIGVYVQASKFWNEGTISVGKNSTGIYMLPEKGNDTDLEIDYNFGAANLRVKNESEGTITLGENSTGMYIYKPWVDVPAVIINHGAIQSTANNAVGMFANVRNQKSDPSGTDAIQTVLGNAGGWSNDGKGIELKGDKSIGMYSTGDAKYQVMNYETGKIAVGNSTDRSNPSIGIYNDNPNVTIANFGKIEIGKNSVGIASFGGTVVNYGSYYTSMDITGDGGIGMYLADGAKGFNNGIIKTEGSPKNVIGVFVGQDAEFTNNGSIIINSEGGAAIVVAGGTIKNYGDIEVSGGAVEERIQDPVITNSLSDRVVPVRKDMRIYVDSLGKTNPIGGLANLGLKGAELLIGAEATEKTNATEVTVGQDVLDPFNKSIKESNIPYWSVGSGSLIWEADPEIKDNRVEKVTLKKQSYTKFADEKTKDVAEGLDEKYVVASEKDKQVFNYMNTLRDAESLGKAYKEIAGSQYINVQQRINQTDNLLDSQISSLQKDNAGKAGHHVETFFNKDKHDFKTEEVPNTTSTAFGASYLFNNTDSNWGAYGGVAINNYKFKDKGHSKESVSMLKAGGYKKFDLSIGDLDWTLGGDVFVSQNSMKRRIMTDKVYENKADYNAYGFSVKNEISKTYELGENSTIKPYGALKIGYGSFGKIKEKDAAMGLDIKGNSYYSVKPSAGIELGYAKQVTDKTKLKASLDLAYEHELGKIDHKANKMKYVDTNKAYGKLKDAKDENRGNFRSGVKVGLETGNFNFSVNGGYDTKDKNAHVGVGIGASF, from the coding sequence ATGAAAAAGATGAGAAATGTCAAAAGATTAGTTCTTTTAACTGCATTATGTGCAATAATAAGCTGTGGTGGCGCTGGTGGAGGTGCAGGTGATAAAACAGCGAATAATAAACCAACACCAGTAAATCCTGGAAATCCAAGTAATCCGATAAATCCAAATAATCCATCAAATCCAGGAACTTCATCAATAACAAGAATTACAGCACCGAAATTTACAGAAACGAATCTGGCAACGCTGAAAATTCGTGAAAACATTATTTACAATCTTATAAAAGAAGATACGAAGGATGGTTATCCTGAAAGTATGCGTTCACCTATAACTGCTATGAGTTCGTACTATGAAGTTAAGAAAAATGAAATAGGTATTAGGATACTTTCTCGTTCTCTTAAAATAGGAGTTCCTACAGTAATGGACGTAAGAACAGGTGGAGTGGCAATCGTTATGGACAGAGTGAATTTTAATTATCCTCCTTATTCAGAAATACAAGATACACTGAGAGCTATAGAAAAAATTAATAATCTTACCCTTAATATGGAACCTGATTCATACTTATTTATGTTCGTTAGGACTGAGGCAAAGTTATCGCAGACTAATCTCAATGACATAATTTCAAAAACTCCGATAAGTTTAAGACCGACGATTAATGGAACAAACTACAAAATGGTTAAATTTCTTGGATCATACATTAAAATTGATCAGAATGTTGATTTGGATGATCCAAATGATCTTTATAATCAGCTGGTAACTACACACTCTGCAATTGATATTAATTCAGATGTAACTATCTCAGGAAAAAGTGATAACCAGATTGGAGTTCAGATAGTAGATAACAAATATGATGAGTGGTGGAAAGGGAATACTAATTCTGGTAATATTAATTCTGGTAATATAAACTTAAAAGGAAATAATAGTATTGGTGTGTATGTTCAAGCTAGTAAATTTTGGAATGAGGGAACGATTTCTGTCGGAAAAAATTCTACAGGAATATATATGTTACCTGAAAAAGGAAATGACACCGACCTTGAGATAGACTATAACTTTGGAGCAGCCAATCTTCGTGTAAAAAATGAAAGTGAAGGTACTATTACCCTTGGAGAAAACTCTACAGGAATGTATATATACAAACCATGGGTTGACGTTCCGGCAGTTATTATAAACCATGGAGCCATTCAAAGTACTGCAAATAACGCTGTAGGAATGTTTGCAAATGTACGTAACCAGAAAAGTGATCCTTCAGGTACTGATGCTATACAGACAGTTCTGGGCAATGCTGGTGGATGGTCCAATGATGGTAAAGGAATTGAACTGAAAGGTGATAAATCAATAGGGATGTATTCAACTGGAGATGCAAAATATCAAGTAATGAACTATGAAACTGGTAAAATTGCAGTGGGAAATTCCACAGATAGAAGTAATCCAAGCATTGGAATATATAATGACAATCCAAATGTAACGATAGCAAACTTTGGAAAAATTGAAATTGGGAAAAATTCAGTCGGTATTGCTTCATTTGGAGGTACAGTAGTAAATTATGGTAGTTATTATACAAGCATGGATATTACTGGTGATGGTGGAATAGGAATGTATCTCGCAGATGGAGCTAAAGGATTTAACAATGGTATAATAAAAACTGAAGGATCTCCAAAAAATGTAATAGGAGTATTTGTAGGGCAGGATGCAGAGTTTACAAATAATGGAAGTATTATTATTAATTCTGAGGGTGGAGCAGCTATTGTAGTAGCAGGAGGTACAATAAAGAATTATGGAGATATTGAAGTAAGTGGTGGAGCAGTGGAAGAAAGAATTCAAGATCCTGTAATAACAAACTCTCTTTCAGATAGAGTAGTGCCTGTAAGAAAAGATATGAGAATTTATGTTGATTCACTAGGAAAAACAAATCCTATAGGAGGACTGGCTAATCTTGGACTAAAAGGTGCTGAACTTTTAATCGGAGCAGAAGCCACTGAAAAAACTAACGCAACAGAGGTTACAGTTGGACAAGACGTACTTGATCCATTTAACAAATCAATTAAGGAAAGTAACATCCCATATTGGAGTGTAGGTTCAGGCTCATTAATTTGGGAAGCAGATCCTGAAATCAAGGACAACCGGGTTGAAAAAGTTACTTTAAAAAAACAATCTTACACAAAATTTGCTGATGAAAAAACAAAAGATGTGGCAGAAGGGCTTGATGAAAAATACGTTGTGGCAAGCGAAAAAGATAAGCAGGTATTTAATTACATGAACACGCTAAGAGATGCCGAAAGTCTAGGAAAAGCCTACAAGGAGATTGCTGGAAGCCAATACATTAATGTTCAGCAAAGAATAAACCAGACAGACAACCTTTTAGACAGCCAAATTTCATCCTTGCAAAAAGACAATGCAGGCAAAGCCGGACATCACGTTGAAACATTCTTTAATAAAGATAAGCATGATTTCAAGACCGAAGAAGTTCCAAATACAACAAGCACAGCTTTCGGAGCTTCCTACCTGTTCAATAATACTGACAGTAACTGGGGAGCTTACGGAGGTGTTGCAATAAATAACTATAAATTCAAGGATAAAGGGCATTCAAAGGAAAGCGTCTCAATGCTTAAGGCTGGTGGATACAAGAAATTTGACTTGAGCATTGGCGACCTTGACTGGACTTTGGGCGGAGATGTGTTTGTTTCACAAAACTCAATGAAACGTAGAATTATGACAGATAAAGTTTATGAAAACAAAGCTGACTATAATGCTTACGGATTCTCAGTTAAGAATGAAATCAGCAAGACTTATGAGTTAGGTGAAAATTCTACAATTAAGCCTTATGGAGCGTTAAAGATTGGATACGGAAGTTTTGGAAAGATTAAGGAAAAGGATGCGGCTATGGGGCTAGATATTAAAGGAAATAGTTATTACTCAGTTAAACCATCTGCTGGTATTGAACTTGGATATGCTAAACAAGTTACAGATAAAACTAAGTTAAAAGCTTCTTTGGATTTAGCGTATGAACATGAACTTGGAAAAATTGACCATAAGGCAAATAAAATGAAATATGTGGATACAAATAAAGCATATGGTAAATTAAAAGATGCAAAAGACGAAAATCGTGGAAACTTTAGAAGTGGAGTAAAAGTTGGACTGGAGACAGGAAACTTCAACTTCTCAGTAAACGGAGGATATGATACGAAGGATAAGAATGCCCATGTTGGTGTAGGAATTGGGGCATCATTCTAA
- a CDS encoding isocitrate/isopropylmalate dehydrogenase family protein, with protein sequence MKKVTLIPGDGIGYEISESLVEIFKAAKVPVEFETENAGTDVYEKTGELIPESLYESVEKNKIAIKGPITTPIGKGFRSINVYLRKKYDLYTNFRPSRNLPGIETRYKNIELAIFRENTEGIYIGEEKFEDEEKTSAIAIKRITRKGSERIIKSAFEYAKNNKISKVTVVHKANILKYTDGMFLEIAREVAKNYEGIDLEELIIDNMCMQLVTNPERFKVIVTMNLYGDILSDLVAGLVGGLGVAPGANIGDDIAIFEAVHGSAPDIAGQNKANPLALLLSSLEMLKYLNLNDFAQKIENAILKTLESDCKTGDLGGNATTTEFTKKIIENLG encoded by the coding sequence ATGAAGAAAGTTACATTAATACCTGGAGATGGGATTGGATATGAAATATCTGAAAGTTTAGTTGAAATTTTTAAAGCTGCAAAAGTTCCAGTTGAATTTGAAACTGAAAATGCAGGGACAGATGTTTATGAAAAAACTGGAGAGCTGATTCCTGAAAGTCTTTATGAAAGCGTTGAAAAAAATAAAATTGCTATAAAGGGACCGATTACTACGCCAATTGGAAAAGGTTTTAGAAGCATAAATGTGTATCTTAGAAAAAAATATGATTTGTATACGAACTTTAGACCGTCAAGAAATTTACCAGGAATTGAAACACGTTATAAAAATATTGAATTGGCAATTTTTCGTGAAAATACAGAAGGAATTTACATTGGAGAAGAAAAATTTGAAGATGAGGAAAAAACAAGTGCAATCGCTATAAAAAGAATTACTAGAAAAGGAAGCGAAAGAATTATAAAAAGTGCATTTGAATATGCAAAAAATAATAAAATTTCCAAAGTTACAGTTGTTCATAAAGCAAATATTTTAAAATATACTGACGGAATGTTTTTAGAAATTGCAAGAGAAGTTGCAAAAAATTATGAAGGAATTGATTTAGAAGAACTTATTATTGACAATATGTGTATGCAGCTTGTTACAAATCCAGAAAGATTTAAAGTGATTGTTACGATGAATTTATATGGGGATATTTTATCGGACCTTGTAGCAGGACTTGTAGGTGGACTTGGAGTTGCTCCTGGAGCCAATATTGGAGATGATATTGCAATTTTTGAAGCTGTACACGGTTCAGCACCTGACATTGCAGGGCAAAATAAAGCAAATCCGCTTGCATTATTGCTTTCATCTTTGGAAATGCTAAAGTATCTTAACTTGAATGATTTTGCTCAAAAAATAGAAAATGCAATTTTAAAAACTTTGGAAAGTGACTGTAAAACTGGAGATTTAGGTGGAAACGCTACAACGACTGAATTTACAAAAAAAATTATTGAAAATTTAGGATAG
- a CDS encoding aconitate hydratase, which translates to MATNKNSSKMSLTYKILAKNLLKGELKAGNEIAVRVNQTLTQDSTGTMAYLQLNAMNVDKVATEVSVAYVDHNMLQSSFENADDHEFIKTSAAKHNIIFSKPGNGICHRLHLERFGKPGKILIGSDSHTPTGGGLGMLAIGAGGLDVAIGMARGLYYLKVPKVYNIELRGKLQPWVSAKDVILYVLKELTVKGGVGYVMEYTGEGIKSLSVEDRATITNMGAELGATTSIFPSDEYTKTFLEKQSRGEDFVELLPDEDAFYDDKLIVNLNELVPLAAFPHSPDNVHEIPKEKLKVDQIAIGSCTNSSYSDFMKLAAILDGKRVHPDVSLVLSPGSSNIMKMISENNALAKFIAAGARLLEAACGPCIGMGQAPKTNGISLRTFNRNFKGRCGTMSAGVYLVSTETAAASALTGYLTDPRELGEEIIIQEPEKFETSDNYFIFPNVDENEAKKEREAVEIIMGPNIQPFPIGEELKDTFTKKVILKTKDNITTDDICPSNAALLPFRSNIPKLSEHCFETIIPDFKERAEKNNGGIVVGGENYGQGSSREHAALLPLYLGIKAVIAKSFARIHKANLINSGIIPLEFENVEDYNKIDEYDELQLSDIKNSLKNGTFIIKNITKNIEFPAKFNGSERELKILKFGGYLKFATSDEFLN; encoded by the coding sequence ATGGCTACGAATAAAAATTCAAGTAAAATGAGTTTAACTTATAAAATTTTGGCAAAAAATCTTTTAAAAGGTGAGCTAAAAGCTGGAAATGAAATTGCGGTAAGAGTAAATCAGACACTTACACAGGATTCTACAGGAACTATGGCTTATTTACAGTTAAATGCGATGAATGTTGATAAAGTTGCAACTGAGGTTTCGGTGGCATATGTTGACCACAATATGCTGCAGTCAAGTTTTGAAAATGCAGATGATCACGAATTTATTAAAACATCGGCTGCTAAACACAACATTATTTTTTCAAAACCAGGAAATGGAATTTGTCATAGATTGCATTTGGAGAGATTTGGAAAACCAGGGAAAATATTGATTGGTTCTGACAGTCATACTCCCACTGGTGGAGGGCTTGGAATGCTGGCAATAGGAGCTGGAGGGCTTGACGTTGCGATTGGTATGGCACGTGGGCTTTATTACTTGAAAGTTCCAAAAGTTTACAATATTGAATTAAGAGGAAAATTGCAGCCTTGGGTGTCAGCTAAAGATGTTATTTTGTATGTTTTGAAAGAGCTTACGGTAAAAGGCGGAGTCGGGTACGTAATGGAGTATACTGGAGAAGGAATTAAATCATTATCAGTTGAAGACAGGGCAACAATAACAAATATGGGAGCGGAACTAGGGGCAACAACGTCAATTTTCCCAAGCGATGAATACACAAAAACTTTTTTGGAAAAACAGTCACGTGGAGAAGATTTTGTTGAACTGTTGCCAGATGAAGATGCTTTTTATGATGACAAGCTAATTGTCAATCTGAATGAATTAGTACCGCTTGCAGCATTTCCACATAGTCCTGATAATGTACATGAGATTCCTAAAGAAAAATTGAAAGTTGATCAAATTGCGATTGGTTCTTGTACAAACTCATCTTATTCGGATTTTATGAAACTTGCGGCGATTTTAGATGGAAAAAGAGTACATCCTGATGTAAGTCTTGTTTTATCGCCAGGCTCAAGCAATATTATGAAAATGATTTCAGAAAACAATGCTTTGGCTAAATTTATTGCAGCTGGAGCAAGATTACTGGAAGCTGCTTGTGGACCTTGTATTGGAATGGGGCAGGCACCAAAGACTAATGGAATTTCACTTAGAACATTTAACAGAAACTTTAAGGGACGATGTGGAACAATGAGTGCGGGAGTTTATCTTGTGAGTACAGAAACAGCTGCAGCATCAGCACTTACAGGATATTTGACAGACCCTAGAGAATTAGGGGAAGAAATTATTATACAAGAGCCTGAAAAATTTGAAACATCAGACAATTACTTTATTTTCCCAAATGTTGATGAAAATGAAGCAAAAAAAGAAAGAGAAGCAGTAGAAATTATAATGGGACCAAATATCCAGCCATTTCCAATTGGAGAAGAGCTAAAAGATACTTTTACTAAAAAAGTGATTTTAAAAACAAAAGACAATATCACAACAGACGATATTTGTCCATCAAATGCTGCATTATTGCCGTTCCGTTCAAATATTCCAAAATTGTCTGAGCATTGCTTTGAAACAATTATTCCAGATTTTAAGGAAAGAGCTGAAAAAAACAATGGAGGAATCGTTGTCGGAGGGGAAAATTATGGACAAGGTTCGAGCCGTGAACACGCTGCGTTATTGCCGCTTTATCTTGGAATAAAGGCAGTTATTGCAAAATCCTTTGCGAGAATCCATAAAGCAAACTTAATAAACAGCGGAATTATCCCATTAGAATTTGAAAATGTGGAAGACTACAATAAAATTGATGAGTACGATGAATTACAATTATCGGACATAAAAAATTCGCTAAAAAATGGAACATTTATAATAAAAAATATTACAAAAAATATTGAATTTCCTGCAAAATTTAATGGTTCTGAAAGAGAATTAAAAATACTGAAATTTGGAGGATACTTAAAATTTGCTACAAGTGATGAATTTTTAAATTAA